The following coding sequences lie in one Anguilla rostrata isolate EN2019 chromosome 8, ASM1855537v3, whole genome shotgun sequence genomic window:
- the abhd3 gene encoding phospholipase ABHD3 yields MIALAFNFNVLTRDLSLYLENQVKVGLFGSGVGLSLVLGFSAAYACYYLISVAKKPQLIAGGKKFYQFLKEQCPVVSETYYPTFWCWESRVQTLLRPFVTAKPVVCYRNELIKAADGGQISLDWFDNDDSTTHPDPAIRPTILLLPGLTGTSRESYILHMVQQSRELGYRCVVFNNRGVSGERLLTPRTYCAANTEDLEAVIAHVQGTHVAAPLMAAGVSMGGMMLANYLGQKGQDTCLRGVVVFSAGWDVFECTASLEKPLDRFLFNSYLTSCLQASVDRHRPVLEKIFDIDHIMKAKTVRQFDERFTSIMFGYRSNEDYYRDASPIHKLNSVQVPMLCLNAADDVFSPNHAFPVEVVKQNPHVALLITDHGGHIGFLEGIWPWRSTYMDRVFRQFTQAIFEHESQLREL; encoded by the exons ATGATCGCACTGGCGTTCAATTTCAACGTTTTGACAAGGGACCTGTCATTATATCTGGAAAATCAAGTCAAAGTCGGGCTTTTCGGGTCTGGAGTGGGACTGTCCTTAGTACTCGGCTTCAGCGCCGCGTACGCTTGTTACTACTTGATCTCGGTAGCTAAG AAACCACAACTTATTGCCGGAGGGAAGAAATTCTACCAATTTCTGAAGGAGCAATGCCCCGTAGTGTCAGAGACATACTATCCCACCTTCTGGTGCTGGGAGAGTCGGGTTCAAACGCTGCTCAGACCCTTTGTCACAGCAAAGCCAGTGGTCTGCTACAGAAA TGAGCTCATTAAAGCAGCAGATGGTGGCCAGATTTCTTTGGATTGGTTCGATAACGATGACAGCACCACCCACCCGGACCCAGCCATCCGGCCCaccatcctgctgctgcctggGCTCACCGGAACCAGTCGGGAATCCTACATCCTGCACATGGTCCAACAGAGCCGAGAGCTGGGCTACAG ATGTGTGGTGTTCAACAACAGAGGGGTGTCTGGTGAAAGACTCTTG ACCCCGCGGACGTACTGTGCGGCCAACACGGAGGACCTGGAGGCTGTCATCGCGCACGTCCAGGGCACCCACGTGGCCGCGCCGCTGATGGCCGCCGGCGTCTCCATGGGAGG GATGATGCTGGCCAACTACCTGGGCCAGAAGGGGCAGGACACGTGCTTGCGTGGGGTGGTGGTGTTCTCAGCCGGCTGGGACGTGTTTGAGTGCACCGCCTCATTGGAGAAGCCCTTGGACCGATTTCTCTTCAACTCCTACCTCACAAGCTGCCTGCAGGCCTCTGTTGATAG ACACCGGCCTGTGcttgagaaaatatttgacattgACCACATAATGAAG GCGAAGACTGTGAGGCAGTTTGACGAGCGGTTCACCTCCATCATGTTTGGCTACCGGTCCAATGAGGATTATTATAGGGATGCCAGTCCCATCCACAAACTAAATTCTGTGCAGGTGCCCATGCTGTGTCTTAATGCCGCAGATGATGTCTTCTCCCCCAACCACG CGTTCCCCGTGGAGGTGGTGAAGCAGAACCCTCACGTGGCGCTGCTCATTACCGACCACGGCGGACACATCGGCTTCCTGGAGGGCATCTGGCCCTGGCGAAGCACCTACATGGACCGCGTCTTCAGGCAGTTCACCCAGGCCATCTTCGAGCACGAGAGCCAGCTGCGGGAGCTTTAA